The Chloroflexota bacterium region TGCCGGGGCTCTTTGTCCCGATCTCACGCCAGGGACCGCCACCTCCTCCAACGCGCCTTCAACAATGGTCCTGCCGTCGATGCCGCGCATTCGGGCGGAGGGCGGCACGATGACCCGGTGGGCAAGCACGGGGACCGCCATCTCTTTGACGTCGTCCGGGAGCGTGTAATCGCGTCCCCGCAACAGCGCCAGCGCCTGGCTCACGCGGAAGAGCGCCAGCGAGCCGCGCGGCGACGCCCCAAGCTCCGCCTCAGGGTGCCGTCGCGTCACCTGCGCGAGGCTCACGGCGTATTCCATGATTGCCCGGTCGGCATGGATCTGCCGCACCGCGTCCTGCAGCTCGATCACCTCTTCAGGCGACACCACCGGCTCAAGCGCCTCGATGGGGTGCTGGGTCACCTGGTGCTCCACCACCGACACCTCCGTCTCGAGGTCCGGATAGCCCAAGTTGATGCGCAGCATGAAACGGTCGAGCTGGCCCTCCGGCAGGGGGAACGTGCCCTCGTACTCGATGGGGTTGAGCGTGGCCAGCACCATGGCCGGACGGGGCAGCGCGTGCGTGGTGCCGTCCACGGTGACCTGGTGTTCCTCCATCGCTTCCAGCAGCGCCGACTGCGTCTTGGGCGTGGTGCGGTTCAGCTCATCTGCGAGCACCATCTGCGCCATGATTGGCCCGGCCCGGAACTCGAACTCGCCCGACTGCTGGTTGTAGACGGACACGCCGGTGATGTCGCTGGGCAGGAGATCGGGCGTGAACTGGATGCGCCCGAAGCTGCAGCCGGTCGACCTCGCGACGCTGCGCGCGAGCATCGTCTTGCCGACGCCCGGCACGTCCTCTATGAGTATGTGTCCGCCGCAGAGCAGCGCGATGACCGCATGCTCCACAGACTCGCGCTTGCCCAGGATCACGCGGGACACGTTGTCGATAAGCCTGGTTATTTTCGTCTGCGCGCTTGCGCCGTCCTGCACCATGACCTCCTTGGGCTGGCGCGGTCCGGGGGCCTGCGGCCCACGGCGCTCCACCGACACGGTTATCGGATCTGCGTGTCCATTCGGAACGTCTCGAATCATTGGCCCGCCGCATAGCTGAAGCAACGCCGCTGGCCCCATAGGCATTGGGTTCTATACAGGATAGCGCAAATGTCCATGTCGGTACAGCGATACCGCCAAATGCGAGCCCTCCTGGG contains the following coding sequences:
- a CDS encoding MoxR family ATPase; amino-acid sequence: MVQDGASAQTKITRLIDNVSRVILGKRESVEHAVIALLCGGHILIEDVPGVGKTMLARSVARSTGCSFGRIQFTPDLLPSDITGVSVYNQQSGEFEFRAGPIMAQMVLADELNRTTPKTQSALLEAMEEHQVTVDGTTHALPRPAMVLATLNPIEYEGTFPLPEGQLDRFMLRINLGYPDLETEVSVVEHQVTQHPIEALEPVVSPEEVIELQDAVRQIHADRAIMEYAVSLAQVTRRHPEAELGASPRGSLALFRVSQALALLRGRDYTLPDDVKEMAVPVLAHRVIVPPSARMRGIDGRTIVEGALEEVAVPGVRSGQRAPAR